One part of the Oncorhynchus kisutch isolate 150728-3 linkage group LG22, Okis_V2, whole genome shotgun sequence genome encodes these proteins:
- the kif23 gene encoding kinesin-like protein KIF23 isoform X2 — MIRPTKHKTPRRPAPKKQSSNQKDPVGVYCRVRPLGVEDEECCIEVISNTTIQLHAPDGLKANRNGEFKETQYSFKKVFCIKTSQMELFQDVAKPLVDDLIHSKNGLLFTYGVTGSGKTFTMTGSPGQGGLLPRSLDMIFNSVGPYQAKRFVLKTDDKNGMEVQNQVDALLERQKRENQPTVVPKTPSRQRLDPEFADMINPEEACRADGVDEDSSYSVFVSYIEIYNNYIYDLLEEAPYDPIKPKPPQSKLLREDQNHNMYVAGCTEVEVKSTEEAFEVFWRGQKKRRIANTQLNRESSRSHSVFIIKLAQAPLDADGDNILQDKNQVNVSQLCLVDLAGSERTSRTRAEGNRLREAGNINQSLMTLRTCIEVLRENQMCGTNKMVPYRDSKVTHLFKNYFDGEGKVRMVVCVNPKADDYEETMLVMRFAEMTQEVEVARPVDRPICGLAAGRRQKNQAFKDELSRRLEERGGPVNTESTQSVMHQLLQNLPPLPASEITDPHDDVTLPRLIAVLEKRHKIRQMMTQEYNRAADMLKSMLQELDSSLVSKENLIQDQRGQLGEKDKTLHSQKTEIDRLEKKSKMLEYKIEILQKTTNIYEDDKRTLQQELESREQRLQREQTEKRRMEQRMQGMVQDTKHKWEKECERRVCAKQLEMQNKLWVKDEKLKQLKAIVTESKTPSDQRPAPDKPQRPSRERDRVPAKRSASPSPVPTGPPVRAVHRRSHSAGGERWVDHKPSSNVELDTVMQPILGSNAIKVSAPSEKALAKCDKYMLTHQDVASDGEIQTKLIKGEVFKTRGGGQAVQFTDIETLRQELPTGPSRKRRSSEGNTAQGGDRMEGDWTDVETRCSMAVEMRAGSNLGPGYQHHGHQKRRKP, encoded by the exons ATGATACGACCTAC GAAGCATAAAACCCCCCGTCGACCTGCTCCAAAGAAGCAATCCAGCAACCAGAAAGATCCAGTTGGT GTTTACTGTCGTGTGAGACCTCTTGGAGTGGAGGATGAGGAGTGTTGTATTGAGGTGATCAGCAACACCACCATCCAGCTACACGCTCCTGACGGACTCAAAGCCAACAGGAATGGCGAGTTCAAGGAG ACGCAGTACTCCTTCAAGAAGGTGTTCTGCATTAAGACGTCCCAGATGGAATTGTTTCAGGATGTTGCCAAGCCCCTAGTGGATGACCTCATTCACAGTAAAAATG GTCTGCTGTTTACCTATGGGGTGACGGGCAGTGGGAAGACCTTCACTATGACTGGGTCTCCAGGACAGGGGGGGCTCCTGCCCCGCTCCCTGGACATGATCTTCAACAGCGTCGGCCCTTACCAGGCCAAACGATTC GTGTTAAAGACCGATGATAAGAATGGTATGGAGGTCCAGAATCAGGTGGATGCTCTGTTGGAGCGCCAGAAGAGGGAAAACCAGCCAACTGTTGTCCCTAAAACACCCTCCAG GCAGAGGCTGGACCCAGAGTTTGCAGACATGATCAACCCAGAGGAGGCCTGCCGGGCGGACGGGGTGGACGAGGACAGTAGctacagtgtgtttgtgtcctaCATCGAGATATACAACAACTATATCTATGATCTGCTGGAAGAAGCCCCCTACGACCCCATCAAACCCAA accgcCCCAGTCTAAGCTcctaagagaggaccagaaccacAACATGTATGTGGCCGGCTGCACCGAGGTAGAAGTTAAATCTACAGAAGAGGCCTTTGAAGTGTTCTGGAGAG GACAGAAGAAGAGGCGTATAGCCAACACTCAGCTCAACAGAGAGTCCAGCCGCTCCCACAGTGTCTTCATCATCAAACTGGCCCAGGCCCCTCTAGATGCAGATGGGGACAACATCTTACAG GATAAGAACCAGGTGAACGTCAGCCAGCTGTGCCTGGTTGACTTGGCGGGGAGTGAGCGCACAAGCAGGACCCGGGCTGAGGGCAACCGCCTCAGAGAAGCAG GGAACATCAACCAGTCGCTCATGACTCTGAGGACGTGTATCGAAGTGCTTCGGGAGAATCAAATGTGTGGCACAAACAAG ATGGTTCCATACCGTGACTCCAAGGTGACTCACTTGTTCAAGAACTACTTTGACGGGGAGGGTAAAGTACGGATGGTTGTATGTGTCAATCCTAAAGCCGACGACTACGAAGAAACCATG CTGGTGATGCGTTTTGCTGAGATGACCCAGGAGGTGGAGGTAGCCAGGCCCGTGGACAGGCCCATCTGTGGCTTAGCTGCTGGGCGCCGGCAGAAAAACCAAGCCTTCAAAGACGAGTTGTCGCGACGCCTGGAGGAACGAGGAGGTCCTGTCAATACAG AATCCACCCAGTCAGTGATGCACCAACTGCTCCAGAACCTTCCCCCTCTGCCTGCCAGCGAGATCACGGACCCCCATGATGACGTCACGCTGCCCCGCCTCATAGCGGTGCTGGAGAAGAGACACAAGATCAGGCAGATGATGACCCAGGAGTACAACAGGGCTG CCGACATGTTGAAGTCCATGCTCCAGGAGCTGGACAGTAGCCTGGTCTCCAAGGAGAACTTGATCCAGGACCAGAGAGGTCAACTGGGAGAGAAGGACAAGACCCTTCATAGCCAGAAGACTGAGATTGACCGTCTGGAGAAGAAGTCCAAGATGCTGGAGTACAAG attGAGATCCTGCAGAAGACCACCAACATCTATGAGGATGACAAGCGTACGCTGCAGCAGGAGCTGGAGAGCAGAGAGCAGCGTCTGCAGAGAGAGCAGACGGAGAAGAGACGCATGGAGCAACGCATGCAGGGCATGGTCCAGGACACCAAGCACAAGTGGGAGAAGGAGTGT GAGCGTCGTGTGTGTGCCAAGCAGCTGGAGATGCAGAACAAGCTGTGGGTGAAAGACGAGAAGCTGAAGCAGTTGAAGGCCATCGTGACGGAGAGCAAGACCCCCTCAGACCAGCGCCCCGCCCCCGACAAGCCCCAGCGCCCCTCCCGGGAGAGGGACCGCGTTCCCGCCAAGAGATCGGCCTCGCCGTCACCCGTTCCC ACGGGTCCCCCGGTGCGTGCGGTCCACAGGCGCTCTCACTCTGCGGGCGGGGAGAGGTGGGTGGACCACAAGCCGTCGTCTAACGTGGAGCTGGACACGGTGATGCAGCCCATCCTGGGTTCCAATGCCATTAAGGTCTCGGCCCCCAGCGAGAAGGCCCTAGCCAAATGTGACAAGTACATGCTCACTCACCAAGACGTGGCCTCTGATGGAGAGATACAGACCAAACTCATTAAG
- the kif23 gene encoding kinesin-like protein KIF23 isoform X1: protein MIRPTKHKTPRRPAPKKQSSNQKDPVGVYCRVRPLGVEDEECCIEVISNTTIQLHAPDGLKANRNGEFKETQYSFKKVFCIKTSQMELFQDVAKPLVDDLIHSKNGLLFTYGVTGSGKTFTMTGSPGQGGLLPRSLDMIFNSVGPYQAKRFVLKTDDKNGMEVQNQVDALLERQKRENQPTVVPKTPSRQRLDPEFADMINPEEACRADGVDEDSSYSVFVSYIEIYNNYIYDLLEEAPYDPIKPKWNGGGTPQRQPNQEFIPPQSKLLREDQNHNMYVAGCTEVEVKSTEEAFEVFWRGQKKRRIANTQLNRESSRSHSVFIIKLAQAPLDADGDNILQDKNQVNVSQLCLVDLAGSERTSRTRAEGNRLREAGNINQSLMTLRTCIEVLRENQMCGTNKMVPYRDSKVTHLFKNYFDGEGKVRMVVCVNPKADDYEETMLVMRFAEMTQEVEVARPVDRPICGLAAGRRQKNQAFKDELSRRLEERGGPVNTESTQSVMHQLLQNLPPLPASEITDPHDDVTLPRLIAVLEKRHKIRQMMTQEYNRAADMLKSMLQELDSSLVSKENLIQDQRGQLGEKDKTLHSQKTEIDRLEKKSKMLEYKIEILQKTTNIYEDDKRTLQQELESREQRLQREQTEKRRMEQRMQGMVQDTKHKWEKECERRVCAKQLEMQNKLWVKDEKLKQLKAIVTESKTPSDQRPAPDKPQRPSRERDRVPAKRSASPSPVPTGPPVRAVHRRSHSAGGERWVDHKPSSNVELDTVMQPILGSNAIKVSAPSEKALAKCDKYMLTHQDVASDGEIQTKLIKGEVFKTRGGGQAVQFTDIETLRQELPTGPSRKRRSSEGNTAQGGDRMEGDWTDVETRCSMAVEMRAGSNLGPGYQHHGHQKRRKP from the exons ATGATACGACCTAC GAAGCATAAAACCCCCCGTCGACCTGCTCCAAAGAAGCAATCCAGCAACCAGAAAGATCCAGTTGGT GTTTACTGTCGTGTGAGACCTCTTGGAGTGGAGGATGAGGAGTGTTGTATTGAGGTGATCAGCAACACCACCATCCAGCTACACGCTCCTGACGGACTCAAAGCCAACAGGAATGGCGAGTTCAAGGAG ACGCAGTACTCCTTCAAGAAGGTGTTCTGCATTAAGACGTCCCAGATGGAATTGTTTCAGGATGTTGCCAAGCCCCTAGTGGATGACCTCATTCACAGTAAAAATG GTCTGCTGTTTACCTATGGGGTGACGGGCAGTGGGAAGACCTTCACTATGACTGGGTCTCCAGGACAGGGGGGGCTCCTGCCCCGCTCCCTGGACATGATCTTCAACAGCGTCGGCCCTTACCAGGCCAAACGATTC GTGTTAAAGACCGATGATAAGAATGGTATGGAGGTCCAGAATCAGGTGGATGCTCTGTTGGAGCGCCAGAAGAGGGAAAACCAGCCAACTGTTGTCCCTAAAACACCCTCCAG GCAGAGGCTGGACCCAGAGTTTGCAGACATGATCAACCCAGAGGAGGCCTGCCGGGCGGACGGGGTGGACGAGGACAGTAGctacagtgtgtttgtgtcctaCATCGAGATATACAACAACTATATCTATGATCTGCTGGAAGAAGCCCCCTACGACCCCATCAAACCCAA GTGGAATGGAGGAGGTACTCCTCAGAGGCAGCCCAACCAAGAGTTCAT accgcCCCAGTCTAAGCTcctaagagaggaccagaaccacAACATGTATGTGGCCGGCTGCACCGAGGTAGAAGTTAAATCTACAGAAGAGGCCTTTGAAGTGTTCTGGAGAG GACAGAAGAAGAGGCGTATAGCCAACACTCAGCTCAACAGAGAGTCCAGCCGCTCCCACAGTGTCTTCATCATCAAACTGGCCCAGGCCCCTCTAGATGCAGATGGGGACAACATCTTACAG GATAAGAACCAGGTGAACGTCAGCCAGCTGTGCCTGGTTGACTTGGCGGGGAGTGAGCGCACAAGCAGGACCCGGGCTGAGGGCAACCGCCTCAGAGAAGCAG GGAACATCAACCAGTCGCTCATGACTCTGAGGACGTGTATCGAAGTGCTTCGGGAGAATCAAATGTGTGGCACAAACAAG ATGGTTCCATACCGTGACTCCAAGGTGACTCACTTGTTCAAGAACTACTTTGACGGGGAGGGTAAAGTACGGATGGTTGTATGTGTCAATCCTAAAGCCGACGACTACGAAGAAACCATG CTGGTGATGCGTTTTGCTGAGATGACCCAGGAGGTGGAGGTAGCCAGGCCCGTGGACAGGCCCATCTGTGGCTTAGCTGCTGGGCGCCGGCAGAAAAACCAAGCCTTCAAAGACGAGTTGTCGCGACGCCTGGAGGAACGAGGAGGTCCTGTCAATACAG AATCCACCCAGTCAGTGATGCACCAACTGCTCCAGAACCTTCCCCCTCTGCCTGCCAGCGAGATCACGGACCCCCATGATGACGTCACGCTGCCCCGCCTCATAGCGGTGCTGGAGAAGAGACACAAGATCAGGCAGATGATGACCCAGGAGTACAACAGGGCTG CCGACATGTTGAAGTCCATGCTCCAGGAGCTGGACAGTAGCCTGGTCTCCAAGGAGAACTTGATCCAGGACCAGAGAGGTCAACTGGGAGAGAAGGACAAGACCCTTCATAGCCAGAAGACTGAGATTGACCGTCTGGAGAAGAAGTCCAAGATGCTGGAGTACAAG attGAGATCCTGCAGAAGACCACCAACATCTATGAGGATGACAAGCGTACGCTGCAGCAGGAGCTGGAGAGCAGAGAGCAGCGTCTGCAGAGAGAGCAGACGGAGAAGAGACGCATGGAGCAACGCATGCAGGGCATGGTCCAGGACACCAAGCACAAGTGGGAGAAGGAGTGT GAGCGTCGTGTGTGTGCCAAGCAGCTGGAGATGCAGAACAAGCTGTGGGTGAAAGACGAGAAGCTGAAGCAGTTGAAGGCCATCGTGACGGAGAGCAAGACCCCCTCAGACCAGCGCCCCGCCCCCGACAAGCCCCAGCGCCCCTCCCGGGAGAGGGACCGCGTTCCCGCCAAGAGATCGGCCTCGCCGTCACCCGTTCCC ACGGGTCCCCCGGTGCGTGCGGTCCACAGGCGCTCTCACTCTGCGGGCGGGGAGAGGTGGGTGGACCACAAGCCGTCGTCTAACGTGGAGCTGGACACGGTGATGCAGCCCATCCTGGGTTCCAATGCCATTAAGGTCTCGGCCCCCAGCGAGAAGGCCCTAGCCAAATGTGACAAGTACATGCTCACTCACCAAGACGTGGCCTCTGATGGAGAGATACAGACCAAACTCATTAAG